A window from Sphingobacterium hotanense encodes these proteins:
- a CDS encoding transposase → MKKDRITLGVDVSKKTLDICHWGTHDFIKIENNSSGFKQLAKWMRGKGFVSSQVFFIMEYTGGYEYRFLQYCESKGLSYTRKSGLEIKKSMGMVRGKSDKQDSFRIAQYGEEKAYMLEPSGKLNSTIFDLKQLISFRKRLVREMAGYKASSSERKAMYGKDAGKAILKVSKTMIDVYKKEIYRVEREILQLIESDESLNRNYQILKSVKGIGPVNAWMTIVYTENFKAFTDPRKYAVYAGVIPFEHTSGTSIRGRKRVSHMANKAIKQELNQAAKIAITHDKTLREYAQRKLTTKAYPLVLNNVKFKLILIMFSLIGRQEMYREDYHYAA, encoded by the coding sequence ATGAAAAAAGATCGTATTACCTTAGGTGTCGACGTGTCTAAGAAGACATTGGACATCTGCCATTGGGGCACACATGATTTCATTAAGATCGAGAACAACAGTTCGGGATTTAAGCAATTGGCAAAGTGGATGCGAGGGAAAGGTTTTGTATCAAGCCAAGTCTTCTTTATCATGGAATATACTGGTGGATATGAATACAGATTCCTGCAGTATTGCGAGTCAAAAGGTCTTTCGTATACACGCAAATCTGGTCTAGAGATCAAGAAGTCGATGGGCATGGTCCGTGGCAAGAGCGATAAGCAAGACTCCTTTAGGATTGCCCAGTATGGGGAAGAAAAGGCTTATATGCTCGAACCAAGCGGTAAATTGAATTCTACAATATTTGATCTTAAGCAGCTGATCTCCTTTCGTAAACGTCTAGTGAGAGAGATGGCCGGTTACAAAGCGAGCAGCTCTGAGCGCAAGGCGATGTACGGGAAAGACGCAGGGAAGGCGATCCTGAAGGTCAGTAAAACAATGATAGATGTTTATAAGAAAGAGATCTACAGAGTAGAACGAGAAATCTTACAGCTCATCGAAAGCGATGAATCGCTCAACAGGAACTATCAGATCCTCAAAAGCGTCAAAGGGATAGGCCCGGTCAATGCCTGGATGACGATCGTTTATACGGAGAATTTCAAGGCTTTTACCGATCCCCGAAAATACGCTGTCTATGCCGGTGTGATACCATTTGAGCACACTTCCGGGACCAGTATTCGCGGTCGAAAGCGAGTCTCGCATATGGCCAACAAGGCCATCAAGCAGGAGTTGAACCAAGCGGCAAAGATTGCCATTACACATGACAAGACGCTCCGAGAATATGCGCAACGGAAGCTCACAACCAAAGCTTACCCGTTGGTCTTGAACAATGTGAAATTCAAGCTGATTCTGATCATGTTTTCCTTGATCGGACGACAGGAGATGTATCGGGAAGATTATCATTATGCAGCGTGA